The following are encoded in a window of Sutcliffiella horikoshii genomic DNA:
- a CDS encoding SEC-C metal-binding domain-containing protein, with product MIGRNDSCPCGSGKKYKKCCEKKQDNLDKVLESEVMGLQVEMMRFAYEKFASELETVSSKYLHKFSLDEMKEEAFNELLHLWYMFTVKRDNGLTIVEEFAAVQEGKFSRPQVKEWAESWQKAYPSVYKVGNVRGETYTMEDFFTKEKEKVTYIGREDSLSKNELVIGMFVPFKQAKVVFMSTFERGVLEAIRLEEKLAEEFAKVEIDSAYIRAEFPELAGKMVEFELSEEDVQQLPVQDEAQERVLDLFTEGAKKRGYPKRFFEFASMLWSIYCMKESPMIRNEQNYAAALIYFLDTHFMKEQQETQKALAEEFGISAGSVSSTFRKLDEVLQPVIQTFEEDIEAALEGAS from the coding sequence ATGATTGGAAGAAATGATTCATGTCCTTGTGGCAGTGGAAAGAAATATAAGAAGTGTTGTGAGAAAAAACAAGACAACCTTGATAAAGTGTTGGAATCAGAAGTGATGGGGCTTCAGGTTGAAATGATGCGGTTTGCCTATGAAAAGTTTGCTAGTGAGCTTGAAACGGTCAGCTCCAAGTATCTACATAAATTTTCATTAGATGAGATGAAGGAAGAGGCATTTAACGAGCTGCTTCATCTCTGGTATATGTTCACGGTAAAGCGAGATAATGGTTTAACAATCGTGGAAGAGTTCGCCGCAGTTCAAGAGGGCAAGTTCTCCCGTCCGCAAGTAAAAGAATGGGCGGAAAGCTGGCAAAAGGCATATCCATCTGTCTATAAGGTGGGAAATGTGCGCGGTGAGACATACACGATGGAAGACTTTTTTACAAAAGAGAAAGAAAAAGTCACATACATCGGCAGAGAGGATAGCTTAAGCAAAAATGAGCTGGTAATTGGGATGTTTGTTCCGTTCAAACAGGCAAAGGTTGTGTTCATGTCCACTTTTGAACGCGGGGTGTTGGAAGCTATCCGTTTGGAAGAAAAGCTAGCCGAGGAGTTTGCAAAAGTGGAAATTGATTCCGCCTATATTCGTGCAGAATTCCCAGAGCTTGCAGGTAAAATGGTAGAGTTTGAACTAAGTGAAGAGGATGTTCAGCAGTTGCCTGTTCAAGATGAGGCGCAGGAGCGTGTGTTGGACCTGTTTACAGAAGGAGCTAAAAAGCGCGGTTATCCGAAAAGGTTTTTTGAATTTGCTTCCATGCTTTGGTCCATCTATTGCATGAAAGAGAGTCCGATGATTCGCAATGAGCAGAATTACGCTGCTGCATTGATTTACTTTTTAGACACTCATTTTATGAAAGAACAACAAGAAACACAGAAAGCGTTGGCTGAAGAGTTTGGTATCTCAGCTGGAAGTGTATCATCGACATTCCGAAAGTTGGATGAGGTTTTACAGCCAGTTATCCAAACTTTTGAAGAAGATATTGAGGCAGCCTTAGAGGGCGCTTCGTAA
- a CDS encoding processed acidic surface protein: protein MQRFILVICAFLIGGTLFFSPLGATAAPKEEEVDSYLKEIGWIRKDLNKYLAFYEVNLDDFKDIEHLRDELGTPINEENLLVMLETYDLTKEELEVLLSRFGEKVQDYTFIEDLEIAVDFYMTHEEEVARAEDFLVSMGFEAEEARQIFQHILSLPKDVLAEELERLQGMLNEEPNSVDKVFSLWTEFMEVFQVEADLHVEDGSRVKVSQEALMQPGWLEGKEVHLDLFDGEGSLLASAVMDEQIVSPTYVQSTGKELIHLGQVGVKMSDELYNNRMPDTASLYGLGMLAGLCLIGLAGLLLGARRVRRG, encoded by the coding sequence ATGCAGCGTTTTATATTGGTTATTTGTGCATTTTTAATAGGGGGGACACTGTTCTTTTCCCCGCTTGGTGCAACTGCGGCTCCAAAAGAGGAAGAGGTGGATTCCTACTTGAAGGAGATTGGCTGGATAAGGAAGGACCTTAATAAGTATTTAGCGTTTTATGAAGTGAATTTGGATGATTTCAAGGACATCGAACATTTGCGTGATGAGCTTGGAACGCCAATCAACGAGGAAAATCTTCTTGTAATGTTAGAAACTTACGATCTTACAAAAGAAGAGCTGGAAGTCCTTTTGTCCCGTTTTGGAGAAAAGGTGCAGGATTATACGTTCATTGAGGACTTAGAAATTGCGGTTGATTTTTATATGACACATGAGGAAGAAGTCGCGCGTGCGGAGGATTTTCTCGTTTCCATGGGATTTGAAGCAGAAGAAGCACGCCAGATTTTCCAGCATATTTTGAGTCTCCCGAAAGATGTTTTGGCAGAAGAACTTGAAAGATTGCAAGGGATGTTGAATGAAGAACCAAATTCTGTGGATAAAGTGTTTTCGCTATGGACTGAATTCATGGAAGTGTTTCAGGTGGAGGCCGACCTTCATGTAGAGGACGGTAGTCGGGTTAAGGTATCCCAAGAGGCACTTATGCAGCCTGGATGGTTGGAAGGGAAGGAAGTTCACCTGGACCTGTTTGATGGGGAGGGTTCACTTCTTGCTTCTGCAGTAATGGATGAGCAAATTGTATCGCCAACTTACGTGCAGTCTACGGGAAAAGAGCTCATACACTTGGGGCAGGTTGGTGTGAAAATGAGTGATGAGCTTTATAATAATAGAATGCCTGACACGGCGTCTCTTTATGGATTAGGGATGTTGGCGGGACTGTGCTTGATAGGATTGGCTGGTTTGCTGCTTGGTGCGAGAAGGGTCCGCAGGGGATAG
- a CDS encoding class D sortase, with translation MRVLVLWILMGTGAALFVGSGLLYWQGVSAVEDRSEFGSKVEEGGGQELEVPLAVSIAAGDEIGEVYFPVLEVGIPVFHGVTEGELGKGVGHVPGTSLPGDGGNIVLSGHRDTVFRRLEEVEVGDKVVFWFGGGLYTYKISKIRVVDKEDTSVVVPRAREVLTITTCYPFTFIGSAPERYVLEAEFIGKEDGKQKGQTPL, from the coding sequence ATGCGGGTGCTTGTTCTTTGGATTTTGATGGGTACAGGGGCTGCTTTGTTTGTTGGAAGCGGCCTTTTGTATTGGCAGGGAGTTTCGGCGGTGGAGGATAGGTCAGAATTTGGAAGTAAGGTGGAGGAAGGAGGCGGGCAGGAATTGGAGGTGCCTCTGGCTGTGAGTATCGCAGCAGGAGATGAAATTGGAGAAGTGTATTTTCCTGTGTTAGAGGTTGGAATTCCAGTATTTCATGGTGTGACGGAAGGCGAGCTTGGAAAAGGTGTGGGGCATGTTCCAGGTACGAGTTTGCCTGGGGACGGAGGAAACATAGTACTGTCTGGGCATAGGGATACTGTATTTCGTAGGCTGGAAGAGGTTGAGGTAGGGGATAAGGTTGTGTTTTGGTTTGGCGGCGGCTTGTACACTTACAAGATCAGCAAGATTAGGGTTGTGGATAAAGAGGATACATCTGTGGTCGTTCCCCGAGCGCGGGAGGTATTGACGATTACAACCTGCTATCCTTTTACCTTTATTGGGAGCGCGCCTGAGCGGTATGTGTTGGAGGCAGAGTTTATTGGGAAGGAAGATGGAAAGCAAAAGGGTCAGACCCCTCTTTAG
- a CDS encoding YwpF family protein codes for MKTFRLVAISLVHGEEVEQLDLQDGLIINREYGKENWLIEALLPKSEPEKYEEFRDKEEMLHVQATISKPTNDPASFEAVVRQVAVMEDKMSILFEGELFRKNTNYHEKLLERLVNEGYNGDELVEAFKNKVKEKPVLEKSK; via the coding sequence ATGAAAACGTTCAGACTTGTTGCAATATCCCTCGTACATGGTGAAGAAGTTGAACAACTGGATTTACAAGACGGATTGATTATCAATAGAGAGTACGGAAAAGAAAATTGGTTGATAGAAGCATTGCTGCCTAAGAGTGAGCCGGAAAAGTACGAAGAGTTTCGCGATAAGGAAGAAATGCTACATGTTCAAGCAACTATTTCTAAACCGACGAATGATCCCGCTTCCTTTGAGGCCGTCGTCCGCCAAGTGGCAGTGATGGAAGACAAAATGAGCATCCTGTTCGAAGGCGAGCTCTTCCGAAAAAACACCAACTACCACGAAAAACTGCTAGAACGCCTAGTGAACGAAGGCTACAATGGCGACGAACTAGTGGAAGCCTTCAAAAACAAGGTAAAAGAAAAACCAGTGCTTGAGAAGAGCAAGTGA